In Rhodomicrobium lacus, the following proteins share a genomic window:
- a CDS encoding carboxyl transferase domain-containing protein: protein MAVLKSAIDRGSAAFKANAVAMAALVGRLREKAATAQKGGGAEACARHAARGKLLARDRIALLLDPASPFLEIGALAAHGLYGGDAHAAGIVAGIGRISGRECMIVANDATVKGGTYYPMTVKKHLRAQDIARQNRLPCLYLVDSGGAFLPMQDEIFPDERHFGRIFYNQARMSAEGIPQIALVMGPCTAGGAYVPAMCDESVIVKGHGTIFLGGPPLVRAATGEIVTAEELGGADVHARQSGVVDHYAESDAHAIGIARAIVARLNRTKPAVLDIAAPRAPAYPADELYGIVEADARKPYDVREIVARLVDGSDFDEFKARYGPTLVCGTARIHGYPVGILANNGILFSESALKGAHFIEVMDQRGIPLVFLQNITGFMVGRKYEAGGIAKDGAKLVTAVSTASVPKYTVIVGGSYGAGNYGMCGRAFGPRFLWMWPNAKISVMGGEQAATVLAIVRRQSLEAKGASPTDTEEEALKAPIRAQFEEQADPYYATARLWDDGVIDPADTRMVLALALSAGLNAPPERGRFGVFRM from the coding sequence ATGGCAGTCCTGAAAAGCGCCATTGACAGGGGCTCCGCAGCCTTCAAGGCGAATGCCGTGGCGATGGCGGCCCTTGTCGGGAGGCTTCGTGAAAAGGCAGCGACCGCCCAAAAGGGCGGCGGGGCCGAGGCTTGTGCTCGGCACGCAGCGCGCGGAAAGCTTCTCGCGCGGGACCGTATCGCGCTCCTCCTCGATCCCGCCTCGCCCTTCCTCGAAATCGGCGCGCTCGCGGCTCACGGCCTTTATGGCGGCGACGCACACGCGGCGGGGATCGTTGCGGGTATCGGGCGGATTTCGGGCCGCGAATGCATGATCGTCGCCAACGATGCGACGGTCAAAGGCGGCACCTATTACCCGATGACGGTGAAAAAGCACCTTCGCGCACAGGATATCGCCCGCCAGAACCGACTTCCCTGCCTCTATCTCGTGGATTCGGGTGGTGCGTTCCTGCCGATGCAGGACGAGATCTTCCCCGACGAGCGCCATTTCGGCCGCATCTTCTACAATCAGGCGCGGATGTCGGCTGAAGGCATTCCGCAGATCGCGCTCGTCATGGGACCGTGCACGGCGGGCGGGGCCTATGTGCCGGCGATGTGCGACGAGAGCGTCATCGTGAAGGGCCACGGAACGATCTTTCTCGGCGGGCCGCCGCTCGTGCGGGCAGCGACGGGCGAAATCGTCACGGCGGAGGAACTTGGCGGCGCGGATGTGCACGCCCGCCAGTCCGGCGTCGTCGATCATTATGCGGAGAGCGACGCGCATGCGATCGGCATCGCGCGCGCGATCGTGGCGCGCCTCAACCGCACAAAGCCCGCGGTCCTCGACATCGCCGCGCCCCGCGCTCCGGCCTATCCCGCCGACGAGCTATACGGCATCGTCGAAGCCGACGCGCGAAAGCCCTACGATGTCCGCGAAATCGTCGCCCGCCTCGTCGACGGCTCCGACTTCGACGAATTCAAGGCGCGCTACGGTCCGACGCTCGTCTGCGGTACCGCACGCATCCACGGCTACCCCGTGGGCATCCTCGCCAACAACGGCATCCTCTTTTCCGAGAGCGCGCTGAAAGGCGCGCATTTCATCGAAGTGATGGACCAGCGCGGCATTCCGCTCGTCTTTCTCCAGAACATCACGGGCTTCATGGTCGGCCGGAAATACGAAGCCGGCGGCATAGCCAAGGATGGCGCCAAGCTCGTCACGGCTGTTTCGACGGCGAGCGTGCCAAAATATACCGTCATCGTCGGCGGCTCTTATGGCGCGGGCAATTACGGCATGTGCGGGCGCGCCTTCGGTCCGCGCTTCCTGTGGATGTGGCCCAACGCGAAGATATCGGTCATGGGCGGCGAGCAGGCGGCGACCGTCCTCGCCATCGTGCGCAGGCAGTCGCTGGAAGCGAAGGGGGCTTCGCCTACCGACACGGAGGAAGAGGCGCTGAAAGCGCCGATCCGCGCGCAGTTCGAGGAGCAGGCGGACCCGTATTATGCGACGGCGCGGCTGTGGGATGACGGCGTCATCGACCCCGCCGACACGCGCATGGTGCTCGCGCTCGCGCTTTCGGCGGGGCTGAACGCGCCGCCCGAGCGCGGCCGCTTCGGCGTTTTCAGGATGTGA
- a CDS encoding isovaleryl-CoA dehydrogenase, translated as MPSYRGLDFGLGEEADMLRDSVSAFADDRIAPRAAEIDRSNAFPRDLWQPMGALGLHGITVEEEWGGAGLGYLHHCIAVEEVSRASASVGLSYGAHSNLCVNQIRRNGTDEQKRRYLPKLISGEHVGALAMSEAEAGSDVVSMRTRADKRGDRYVLNGAKMWITNAPHADVLVVYAKTDPAAGPRGITAFLIEKGIAGFSVSPKLDKLGMRGSDTAELVFEDCEVPGENVMGGEGRGVAVLMSGLDYERAVLAAGPLGIMQAALDIVLPYIHERKQFGKPIGTFQLVQGKVADMAVALNSARAYVYAVARACDRGQTTREDAAGAILYAAEAATRVALDAIQLLGGTGYMNDTATGRLLRDAKLYEIGAGTSEIRRMLIGRELFGKI; from the coding sequence ATGCCATCCTATCGCGGTCTCGACTTCGGGCTCGGCGAGGAAGCCGACATGCTGCGCGACAGCGTGAGCGCCTTCGCCGACGACAGGATCGCGCCGCGCGCGGCTGAAATCGACCGCTCGAACGCCTTCCCGCGCGACCTTTGGCAGCCCATGGGCGCGCTCGGTTTGCACGGCATCACGGTCGAAGAGGAATGGGGCGGTGCGGGCCTCGGCTATCTGCATCATTGCATCGCCGTCGAGGAGGTGAGCCGCGCGAGCGCAAGCGTCGGGCTGTCTTATGGCGCGCATTCGAATCTCTGCGTGAACCAGATCCGACGAAACGGCACGGACGAGCAGAAACGCCGCTATTTGCCGAAGCTGATCTCCGGCGAGCATGTCGGCGCGCTCGCCATGTCGGAAGCCGAAGCCGGTTCGGATGTCGTGTCGATGCGCACGCGTGCCGACAAGCGCGGCGACCGCTACGTGCTGAACGGCGCGAAGATGTGGATCACCAACGCCCCGCACGCCGACGTGCTCGTGGTCTACGCGAAGACGGACCCCGCCGCCGGGCCGCGCGGCATCACCGCGTTCCTGATCGAGAAGGGGATCGCGGGTTTTTCGGTCTCGCCCAAGCTCGACAAGCTCGGCATGCGCGGGTCGGATACCGCCGAACTCGTGTTCGAGGATTGCGAGGTGCCGGGGGAGAACGTCATGGGCGGCGAAGGACGCGGGGTCGCCGTCCTCATGTCAGGCCTCGACTACGAACGCGCGGTGCTTGCCGCCGGGCCGCTCGGCATCATGCAGGCGGCGCTCGACATCGTGCTTCCCTACATCCACGAGCGAAAGCAGTTCGGCAAGCCCATCGGCACGTTCCAGCTCGTGCAGGGCAAGGTCGCCGACATGGCGGTCGCTCTGAATTCCGCGCGCGCCTACGTCTATGCGGTCGCTCGCGCCTGCGACCGGGGCCAGACGACGCGCGAGGACGCCGCAGGCGCGATTCTCTATGCGGCGGAGGCGGCGACGCGCGTGGCGCTGGACGCCATCCAGCTCCTCGGCGGCACCGGCTACATGAACGACACGGCGACGGGGCGGCTCCTTCGCGATGCGAAACTGTACGAAATCGGCGCGGGCACGAGCGAAATCCGCCGTATGCTTATCGGACGCGAACTATTTGGCAAAATATGA
- a CDS encoding PIN domain-containing protein, with the protein MCAAIVLDASAILAHLGGEPGAERAETFFGNAAISTVNLSEVVAKLQERGAALPLVRAALSRYGLDIMPFDEDLAFRAGALRVATKPFGLSLGDRACLALAEKLRVPVLTADRTWRDIELSVEVHVLR; encoded by the coding sequence ATGTGCGCCGCGATCGTGCTCGACGCTTCGGCCATCCTCGCCCATCTCGGCGGCGAACCGGGGGCGGAACGGGCGGAGACTTTTTTCGGAAACGCCGCGATCTCCACGGTCAACCTCTCCGAGGTGGTGGCGAAACTTCAGGAGCGCGGCGCCGCGCTGCCGCTCGTGCGGGCGGCGCTTTCCCGCTATGGCCTCGACATTATGCCGTTCGACGAAGACCTGGCCTTTCGCGCGGGCGCGCTGCGCGTCGCAACGAAGCCCTTCGGCCTCTCGCTCGGCGACCGCGCCTGCCTCGCGCTCGCCGAAAAACTGCGTGTGCCGGTGCTGACCGCCGACCGGACCTGGCGCGACATCGAGCTATCCGTGGAGGTGCATGTCTTGCGTTAG
- a CDS encoding AbrB/MazE/SpoVT family DNA-binding domain-containing protein → MARRKKDERPDDAPLRGRGFEEAPQAPFVVDTAEKPGFGVANRLRLTLGPGGRVVIPAALREAMQVEEGDALLAWLEDGELHLLSPRVGARQAQAMMKGLLGSGLADDLIKDRRREAEAEARG, encoded by the coding sequence ATGGCGCGCAGAAAAAAGGACGAACGGCCGGACGATGCGCCATTGCGCGGGAGGGGCTTCGAGGAAGCGCCGCAGGCTCCGTTCGTTGTCGACACCGCTGAAAAACCCGGCTTCGGCGTCGCGAACCGCCTGCGTCTGACGCTCGGCCCCGGCGGCCGCGTGGTGATCCCGGCGGCGCTTCGCGAGGCCATGCAGGTGGAGGAGGGCGATGCGCTTCTCGCCTGGCTTGAGGATGGCGAACTTCATCTGCTCAGCCCGCGCGTCGGCGCGAGACAGGCCCAGGCGATGATGAAGGGGCTGCTCGGAAGCGGTCTTGCAGACGACCTCATAAAAGATCGGCGCCGTGAGGCGGAGGCGGAAGCGCGTGGCTGA
- a CDS encoding indolepyruvate ferredoxin oxidoreductase family protein: protein MDTLASAPSISLDDKYRVDQGQVFLTGVQALVRLPLLRRQIDAAMGLDTAGFISGYRGSPLGTYDKQLWQEKKRLAESQIVFQPGVNEELAATAVWGSQQAALFAGARHDGVFGIWYGKGPGVDRSGDALKHANFFGTAKNGGVLAIAGDDHSCKSSTLPNQSDFAFADAEIPVLGPSDIAEIIEFGLKGFDLSRFAGLWVGLKAVSDTMDASATVRIDPLRYRSFTPYGVAEPIGGRNARLGRTPPEQEEIHRHFRLPAAMAFARENGFDRLVIDGAAARFGIAASGKAYLHVRQALRDLGLTDREASALGFRVYKIGLVWPLEEHAARAFANGLETVLVVEEHRDMIEHQFRAALYGLPDGRRPRIVGKRDLEGRPLVSDVLDIDTAHVTRAILRVLPEAMKTPRMKAVEARLAEAAQQAAAAPIHLRTPYFCSGCPHSTSTKVPDGSRGTAGIGCHYLATMMNRNTDVFTQMGGEGVLWVGQAPFTEETHVFANLGDGTYFHSGSLAIRQAIAARANVTYKILYNDAVAMTGGQPVDGQLTVPRIAAQMRAEGVSRIAIVSDDPDRHAKDPAIPAGTSFDHRSRLDAVQRELRSVPGVSVLIYDQVCATEKRRRRKRGLMEQSDRRLFINTGVCEGCGDCSRASNCLSVEPVETEFGRKRRINQSTCNQDATCVDGFCPSFVSVYGGTRRRRQVKHLSPEMPEPALPAIPEDGYNILMTGIGGLGITSLAAILGMAAHLHGRQVRIVDQIGLAQKGGGVYSHLRIGEPQTDLFSPRIGAGQADLVLAADIVVAHGKNSLPMMSETRTAVVADPRVTPTAEFVRDNAVAFDAPAMTARLAKRARALDECPAQAIAVALVGDAIFANMVLTGFAWQNGFVPLERGAILRAIELNGASVDANKRAFAIGREAALWPERVAALLDPAPKLAQTLDDIVGLRATELAAYQDVAYAARYLAFVDRVRAREIAVAPQSEVLTRAVAQNLFRLMAIKDEYEVARLYTDGAFAAQIKAEFDGDVKLKFHLAPPILGRRDPDTGKLKKMTFGPWMLPVLRLLAKGKRLRGTWLDVFARASERKAERALLADYEARIERLLPTLTKANLALATAYAAVPDIVRGFGHVKEANMAKAQARYAELEAALATGGHRREAAE, encoded by the coding sequence ATGGACACGCTCGCGTCTGCGCCCTCCATCAGTCTCGATGACAAGTATCGCGTCGATCAAGGCCAGGTTTTTCTTACGGGCGTGCAGGCTCTTGTCAGGCTTCCGCTTCTGCGCCGCCAGATCGATGCGGCCATGGGGCTCGACACCGCCGGTTTCATCTCGGGATATCGCGGTTCTCCTCTCGGCACCTACGACAAGCAACTGTGGCAGGAAAAGAAGCGCCTCGCCGAAAGCCAGATCGTCTTCCAGCCGGGCGTGAATGAGGAACTGGCTGCAACCGCCGTATGGGGCAGCCAGCAAGCGGCGCTGTTTGCGGGCGCGCGCCATGACGGCGTTTTCGGCATCTGGTACGGCAAGGGGCCGGGCGTGGACCGCTCCGGCGATGCCTTAAAGCACGCGAATTTTTTCGGGACCGCGAAAAATGGCGGCGTGCTGGCAATCGCGGGCGACGACCATTCCTGCAAATCCTCCACGCTGCCGAACCAGAGCGATTTCGCCTTCGCGGATGCCGAAATTCCCGTTCTTGGCCCGTCGGACATCGCCGAGATCATCGAATTCGGCCTGAAGGGCTTCGACCTTTCGCGCTTCGCCGGGCTGTGGGTCGGCCTGAAGGCCGTTTCCGACACCATGGACGCGAGCGCAACCGTGCGTATCGATCCATTGCGCTATCGCTCGTTCACGCCCTACGGCGTCGCCGAGCCGATCGGCGGCCGCAACGCAAGGCTCGGTCGCACGCCGCCCGAGCAGGAGGAAATCCATCGCCATTTCCGCCTTCCCGCCGCGATGGCGTTCGCGCGCGAGAACGGTTTCGACCGCCTCGTCATCGACGGCGCCGCCGCGCGTTTCGGTATCGCGGCTTCCGGCAAGGCTTATCTGCATGTACGGCAGGCGCTGCGCGACCTCGGTCTCACCGATAGGGAGGCGTCCGCGCTCGGTTTTCGCGTTTACAAGATCGGCCTCGTCTGGCCGCTGGAGGAGCACGCCGCGCGCGCCTTCGCGAACGGGCTCGAAACCGTGCTCGTGGTGGAAGAGCACCGCGACATGATCGAGCACCAGTTTCGCGCGGCGCTATACGGTCTGCCGGACGGGCGCCGCCCGCGCATCGTCGGCAAGCGCGACCTCGAAGGCCGCCCGCTTGTCAGCGACGTGCTCGATATCGACACCGCGCATGTGACGCGCGCGATCCTGCGCGTTCTGCCGGAAGCGATGAAGACGCCGCGCATGAAAGCCGTCGAGGCGCGCCTCGCGGAGGCCGCGCAACAGGCTGCCGCCGCACCGATCCATTTGCGCACTCCGTATTTCTGTTCGGGCTGTCCGCACTCGACTTCGACGAAGGTGCCGGACGGAAGCCGCGGCACGGCGGGTATCGGGTGCCACTATCTTGCGACCATGATGAACCGCAACACCGACGTTTTCACCCAGATGGGGGGCGAGGGCGTGTTGTGGGTGGGGCAGGCGCCGTTCACGGAGGAGACGCACGTCTTCGCCAATCTCGGCGACGGCACCTATTTCCATTCGGGCAGTCTCGCGATCCGGCAGGCCATCGCGGCGCGCGCGAACGTCACCTACAAGATCCTGTACAATGATGCCGTCGCCATGACGGGCGGCCAGCCGGTCGACGGTCAACTGACCGTGCCTCGGATTGCGGCTCAGATGCGAGCGGAGGGGGTGTCCCGCATCGCCATCGTGAGCGACGATCCCGACCGCCACGCGAAAGACCCCGCGATCCCGGCGGGCACGAGTTTCGACCATCGTTCCCGCCTCGACGCTGTGCAGCGCGAACTTCGTTCCGTTCCGGGCGTAAGCGTTCTTATTTACGATCAGGTTTGCGCCACCGAGAAGCGCCGCCGCCGCAAGCGCGGCCTTATGGAACAATCGGATAGGCGGCTTTTTATCAATACAGGCGTCTGCGAGGGTTGCGGCGATTGCTCCCGCGCCTCCAATTGTCTTTCGGTCGAGCCGGTCGAGACCGAGTTCGGCCGGAAGCGACGCATCAATCAATCAACCTGCAATCAGGACGCGACCTGCGTCGACGGCTTTTGCCCGAGTTTCGTGTCGGTCTACGGAGGCACGCGCAGGCGAAGACAGGTGAAGCATCTTTCACCCGAAATGCCTGAGCCCGCGCTGCCCGCGATCCCGGAAGACGGCTACAACATCTTGATGACGGGTATCGGCGGGCTCGGTATCACCTCGCTTGCCGCGATCCTCGGCATGGCGGCTCATCTTCACGGCCGTCAGGTGCGCATCGTCGACCAGATCGGCCTCGCGCAGAAGGGCGGCGGCGTCTATTCCCACTTGCGCATCGGCGAGCCGCAGACGGACCTTTTCAGCCCGCGCATCGGGGCGGGGCAGGCCGATCTCGTGCTGGCGGCCGATATCGTCGTAGCCCATGGCAAGAACAGCCTGCCGATGATGAGCGAGACGCGCACCGCCGTCGTCGCCGATCCGCGCGTCACGCCCACGGCCGAATTCGTCCGCGACAACGCCGTCGCTTTCGATGCTCCGGCCATGACCGCGAGGCTCGCAAAGCGCGCCCGCGCGCTCGACGAATGCCCGGCGCAGGCCATTGCGGTCGCGCTCGTCGGCGACGCGATCTTCGCCAACATGGTGCTGACGGGTTTCGCCTGGCAGAACGGGTTTGTCCCGCTGGAACGCGGCGCGATCCTGCGCGCCATCGAATTGAACGGAGCGAGCGTCGACGCAAACAAGCGCGCCTTCGCAATCGGGCGCGAGGCGGCTCTCTGGCCCGAACGCGTCGCTGCGCTGCTCGATCCCGCGCCGAAGCTCGCGCAGACGCTCGACGATATCGTCGGACTTCGCGCGACCGAACTGGCGGCCTATCAGGATGTGGCATACGCCGCGCGCTATCTCGCCTTCGTCGACCGGGTCCGCGCGCGCGAAATTGCCGTCGCGCCGCAAAGCGAGGTGCTGACCCGCGCGGTCGCGCAGAACCTCTTCCGGCTCATGGCCATCAAGGACGAGTATGAGGTGGCGCGGCTTTACACCGATGGCGCGTTCGCCGCGCAGATCAAGGCCGAGTTCGACGGCGACGTGAAGCTCAAGTTTCATCTCGCGCCCCCGATCCTCGGACGCCGCGATCCCGACACCGGGAAGCTCAAAAAGATGACCTTCGGCCCCTGGATGCTGCCCGTACTGCGGCTTCTCGCGAAGGGAAAGCGCCTGCGCGGCACATGGCTCGACGTGTTTGCACGAGCTTCCGAGCGAAAGGCAGAGCGCGCGCTTCTCGCCGACTACGAGGCGCGCATCGAGCGTCTTCTGCCGACGCTGACCAAGGCCAATCTCGCACTCGCCACCGCCTATGCCGCCGTGCCGGACATCGTTCGCGGCTTCGGCCATGTGAAGGAAGCCAACATGGCGAAAGCGCAAGCCCGCTATGCCGAGCTTGAGGCCGCGCTCGCAACCGGCGGCCACAGGCGCGAGGCGGCGGAATAG